The DNA sequence aatataattatgtcaactatggtgcacATCGTGTCAACGgcacatacaagtcatgtcaactacgatacATATCgcgtcaacaacaattataagtcatgtcaactacacctacaagccatgtcaacaaaaataagagttattttttagttgttaacatatactacaagttattgacattttcttattagttgttgatatttgattttgctctctaTTGACATCTATCGTATGATTTTAAGTTCTTCTCTATTGACATATATCGTATGATTTTAAGTTATGGCATCATGATCATACAACACATGTTAATAGCCTGCatatcaaaatatcaacaacttataacaaaatgtcaacagcttgtcAACAACTTGTGATATTGATTTTCGCGGATTCCTCCTTTCTCCTGTACAGCTCCATCGCCGCGTTCTGTATCCTAGGTCCACCGCTCTGATCCACCTCCAACACCGCCAGCACACTGTGCCTCAGATCCTTGGACGATGTCGTCACCTCCACGAGCTCGCGAGATTTGAACCAGAAGAGTTCTGAATCGGAACCATTGTTACTGAGCTCCATTGTCAAGTCGCTGATCTCCATCCCAGATAATTGAACGACAACCTTGGTGTCCGGCAGCTCTTCCCTCGTGGCATCCATTAGCTTCTCCAGTGATTCTGCAACTCTCTTTTGTGCCACATCTGCGTTTCTTCTTTGAAGATACTTCATCATTATCTGACACATACCCATCCTCAGATATACATCTATCGACATCCAACGGATCAACTGTATGAAAACCTTGTTTGTTGCAAACAACATACTGAAAAACAACAATATGCAACACCAATACATCAACACCAACATCTCACACATCGTACCATGAACTCTCAACCCTATCCAAAACCCCTTCCTCCAGCCATAAACACCACAACAGGGGCTTTTGACTATTTTGTATATCAATAAAGAATATAGCTACATAGAATATTAAACAAGTAacatacactatgtcaatagatttgcatttatgtcaacagaacatcaattcaaatatcaacagattTGCATTTATATAAACAAGAAATGATCACCATAGCAACATAGAGTATCCATGATATCACAATAAATTCTACATAGAATGTCAACAAATCtgcatttatgtcaacagagtataattcaccaacaaagtacaaaaaaagttatgttaatgaaaatcaaaccaaaatacCTTCAACATTCGTCGACGTCGACTCTAAATATGATGAACAATCCATTAACATAAAGATGAACTGATAAAGATGAACTCGAAGCTAAAgatgaaaaagcaaaaaaaaaactaattaggaACAAATTTGACTGGGCATCAACaaataaagcataaaaacACAATTAAAGTCGATAAAATCAACCTaaaaacttcagattcaaccAAACTCCGTCGAATTAGTTGTCTGTTGTTcgaaaattcatcaattttcgGATGAACGACAATTTTGAATGccgattttgaaaattcatcaaCCTGAAGAAGTCGCTTCAACCACCCCCGATTTTGAATGCCGATTCTCTTCGATTGGCACTTCAGTCGATTCAGCTACAATCGGCGCTTCAGCCGATTCTCTTCGATTTTGCTTTTTGATCGCCATTGTAGATAACCGTGTTTGAACGTCTAcggtttgaattttgaatatttgcaAAATCGAATGCAGAATTGTATGAATTGTATGAAGATTAACAGATTTTGCAGCGAGAGTTTTAGAGAGGTTTTAGAGaatgatttcaaatacaattttattttttttccactacattattaatgaaatgacaattatacccccgtgttgacataatgtgatagttgttgacatttcgttaatcttgtggattagtggctgatattgcatctcatttctcaattaagcTAAATAATCTTAACCTAACaggaccctatatatatagcttTTAATTATACAGAGtcatattaaccacaaatccaccattaaagaccgaactagagaccaaattagggtcactcatttttcttaatcttatggttatgattaatttacaattaatttaatattttattaaataaaaacgtttttttatttattttttatattttttattttttaatttttttttaattttttttaaatttttttttaatttttaatttttttttaaattttattttattcgataaaaacttgatggagtaaataatgaactatatttcaatacataatgaactaaatgaatgtatgttatgaacttattacttcattcagtcgtgctattacttcattcaattagtttattacttcatttattaatgctattacttcattctattagtttattacttcattaagtcatgctattacttcattccattagtttattacttcataatgtgttatgacataattatcttttagttgggtttagggttattacttcattccgttagtttattacttcattcagtcatgttattgttatgagcttattacttcattcagtcgtactattacttcattccgttagtttattactttatttatttatgttattacttcattctgttacttattaattcattccgttagtttattacctcattcagtcatgttattgttatgagcttattacttcattcagtcgtactattacttcattccgttagtttattactttatttatttatgttattacttcattctgttacttattaattcattccgttagtttattacctcattcagttatgttattacttcattccattagtttattacttcataatgtgttatgacataattatctttcagttgggtttagggttattacttcattccgttagtttatcacttcattcaatcatgttattacttcattctattagtttagtacttcattccgttagtttattacttcattcagtcatgctattacttcattccgttagtttattacttcattaagttatgttattacttcatttcattagtttactacttcatttcattagtttattacttcattttattattttattacttcataatgtgttatgacataattatctttcagttgaagtaaattcagtatataatgaatgcgaaaaattacttcataacatacattcatttagttcattatgtagtgaatattatagttcattatttactccagcaagtttttatcgaataaaaaaaattctaaaaaaaaaattaaatttttttttaaaaaaaaaatttaaagaaaaatttaatttttttttaaatttttttaaaaaaaaattttaaaaaatttaaaaattttttatttaataaaatattaaataaattctaaattaatcataacaataagattaagaaaaatgagtggtccaaatttggtctctagttcgatCTTTAAGATgagttcgacattgatcacaactctatatatatacatatatatgggagtgttatattgctaactcataatttaattgctaactacaactaaataatagccattagatattcaaattaagggcttagatcattaatctctaaatgtcaatacgatcaacgaaaaacgtcaataaggccataggattaattccaaaaaatatcaataggggtagtaatgtcaattaactacatgtttagttataactaacttttaaaagaaatcccaaaacattaaattcatataacatatatcaaattaaagataatttcataaggatttcaacgatatcctacatgcatatgttccgatgtcaaaatttgaaaaaaatttaattttttttttattttttcgtacagcagaaatgtcaatattatatataaaatatgtcaatataatacatatagAATGCtaatataagcaatgagttaacattcttaaagcattgtgttgacattctcaaagcattgtgttgatattttcgaaacactatattgacattttcatccaaaaccctaatttggagtttttttttatatctttttttattttattaataaaaacgaaaattacacgtgacaaattgtagaccacacgttttctaaaatcctatggccttaaattagttgtagttagcaattaaatgatgagttagcaattgatcactcccctacaTATataagtagtatatattttatagttgATATAATAAGAgcatattaacaaaataaactacatcccacattgaaaaagtaaaggcAAAAGATTGTAAAAGATGACTATAAAACAAGCTTTTCATCCcacattgaaaaatgaaagaacaaTCTTGtggaataattttataaagaaagacagaaatgattttttaagtatagtttttataaattcataggcCCTTGTATGggttaataagaaaaatgaaagtttagtgtaattttttttttaaatcaatttttaattcatttttaaaaatcaaaaaaattggtaaCTAGTTCAACCGGTTCCCGGTTCCGGTCCAACCAGCTGGTTCACCTGCTCCAAAACAGTCCAACCCTGCGTCGGTTTTATATGGTGAATCGGACCGGAAAGGTCACCGGTTTGTGGCCAAACTGGTCCGACCGGCCGGTCCAAACCGATTTTTAAATCACTGATTTTAACTCATCTAGTATTGAGGTCAATGTTTAAGATTTTGTTCCTATTATACTTTGCAAAATGGTTGAATAACTTGATGTATTCAAgaacatttaaatatatgtatctGTACAATCTTTGatctaacaaaaaaaagcaaaaactcGAATAATCAGATCACACCCACCAAAAAGAGAAGAACATTATAAATCTACTATGTATGaaacctttttcattttctacaaGGCCTATTTCTTGCTATGAAATAACCTGGACAAACTAGAATAGAAAGTAACAAGCATGagcaaaaaagaagaaacaaaggAAATTAGAGTGTGCAGTCTTGGTGTTTCAGTAGCCAGAATTAGAGTTAGgactactagtagtagtagtagttgtaTATATGGTGAAAGATTGGTTGGGAGCTGCATTTGCATCAAGCTGCAGAGGCTCTAACGAATCCACTATGTCTCGCATGAGAGGTCGTGCCTTAGGGTTGCGGTTGAGGCAGTGGTAGGCTAACATGGCTGCTTTCTGAACACCCTTTACAGGATAGTCTCCTCCCAGCCTAGCATCCACGATGTCGAgcaccttcttcttctccttaaGCAATGGGATAGCCCACTCCGTGAGGTTCTGCTCCCTTGCTGGCCTTGACCGGTCCAAAGACTTCCTGCCCGTCACAAGCTCAAGAAGCACGACTCCAAAGCTGTACACGTCACTTCGTGGAGTCAGGTGGCCTATGCATACAGAGGCGAAAACGTGAGTCATGAGACTGAGGCAGTGGCTGTGTTGAAAATGGTGATGCCATTGCTACCTGTCATTATGTACTCAGGTGCGGCGTATCCATAGGTTCCCATTATGCGCGTGGAGACATGAGTCTTGTCTCCCTCTGGCCCGTCTTTTGCAAGGCCGAAATCAGAGAGCTTCGCATTGTATTCCTGTTGAAGagttggattattatttttagttgaatACAACCAAGAAAGATATCGAGCATCTTACCTCATCTAACAAGATGTTGGATGTCTTGAAATCACGGTAGATGACCGGCTTCTCTGCTTCGTGCAGAAAAGCCAGCCCCTTTGCTGCACCAAAAGCTATCTTCATTCTAGTAGACCAAGGCAAAGGGAGCAGCACTCCTACAACAACATCAATTGGTGTATAAGCAACACTAGAATTATCAAAACTcctaaaattacaatattatgtttatgtgtGTGTCTTAATTGCATCAAGAAGATGAATGTGGAGTTACTGGAAAAGAGATGGTTTTCAACGCTGCCACGAGGCATGTACTCGTATATGAGAACCCGGTGTTCATCCTCACAGCAATAGCCAATCAACTTGACTAGATTTGGATGGGAGAGCTGCCCCAAGAAGATCACCTCAGCCTAAAACATCATCAAATAGTATACATAGACATAGTTAGTTGTTATTGAGCAAAATTAATGATCAATTTTGATCAAGATTCTGAATTTTACCAGCCACTCCCTATGACCTTGAGAACTGTTGTCTCCATCATGAACCTTAACAGCAACTGTGATAGGTTGAAGGCCTTGTATGTCTTCAGAAATGTATCCTTTGTACACACTTCCAAATCCTCCTCCTCCCAACAGGTAATCTTGTCTGAAATTTGAAGTGATGCTCTTGAGCTCGTTGAATGTGAAAACTGTCAGTGGCTTCGATGACGTGCACCGGCGTAGGTCTTCTACTTCTTCTGGATTTGATGGCAGTTTCCTCTCATCTTTTCTTACCTTCTCTTTGGGGCCTTGATCTGGGGATTCTGCAACACAAAATTACATGTATTTTCTTACTTAAAAATTATGCTTTCTTGATAATTTTCAgctatttttcattattaatatattgaaaGCATCAACTATACCATTTGCCACCACAACTAAATAAAGAATCAAGGAACAAGATAGAGATATTcgaattttgtttgaaatagCATAAACTTTAGAATCTTTGTGCATATCTCTGAGAAACAATACTGGAATATTCATGAAGATAAAGCAAcatacaaatttgaattttaaaaatatggcTGAAAAACGAtaaagatcaaatttttatccaagaaaacagagagaaaaatggaaaCTCACCAGATTTTGCGTTAGAAGAGACCCTGTAAATCAAAGGTTCACACCTACACCAACAATTCCCCATAAGATCAAATCcacaaaaatctaaaaaagtTCTTGTTCAAAAACTCATCAGAGAACACCCCATAAAAGAAAGATGTGAtcttttttcaagaaaaaggaagCAGCAGGAAAAGgaaagacaagaaaaaaaaataagtgggCTAATTTGAAAAGAGTTACGAGTAAAGGGAAATGGTGATAGTTTATGGCAAATGGCAATGATGAGTGGAAGCGTGAGTGGGTCACAGTAGTCTGGGAATGTCTCATAGCATAGTTGATTTGCACTTTATTATCAAGAATTGTTCAGTAGCAAGTTAGTGcgttttttcaatttaattccCACCAATCCTTTCCTATCCCTCTCTCTATCTCAGTGTATCTCTTCTTTAGCTGTTGAGCATGCGCATGACATCTCCCATACCATACCATTTCCAAATGACTCTTGATCTTAAAGAGATTTTGGAGatgttaaattttagttttgctTATTAGTGTCTTGTCCCTTACTGTTGGTTGTCTTATACAACCACCTTACCTACTTATTTTAGAAACATATTGTGACGGTAGTGGTGAATGGTGATAACTTTATGCTAAAGATGTCAAATGcaaacattaaaaatgaaacatactTTCACAAATAAAGGAGAgcataaaatattcataaatttttaaagagACATTGACCTATAGTAGcatgaaacttttaaaaagttggatttttcccacgaattttcaatttggaaaataatatcacgaactttaaccgagtttgttatttctcaACGGCGACAAAAAtctggcaaataatatcatgatatggacttttttcataatttctcgacaacaattttgagagcttcaagttCTTCAATCTTtgtagtttttcttgaagcacaacctccaaattgttcttcaatccaTTAATATAGCCGGAAATTTTTCGCTAGTGAGAAATACTAACAAACTCGGGTAAAGTATGTGATATTATTGGTCAAGTTGAAAGTTTGtggaaaaatccaactttttaaaaatttcatgatattagggtcaatatcacatttttaaataaaactaaatttagtTGAGAATTTGCATATATGTGTGATGAAAGTATATTTATTAGTTCCTTGAGAGCAAAAAATCTCAACTAAATTTAGTTGTATTTAGAATGTTAgctgagaaaaaaaaaagtgctaCTAACATTTACAAAAGCAGGATTAAAGCAACAATGTTACATCTGATTAATCAAAACCATCGGTTAAGAAAGTGAAATAAGGTTTAAATTAATGCAACACAGTGGGCAAGTAGAAATTAGTGTTTTAACTCTAATTCATCTTGGAAATCAGAAGTTTCAGTTAACTAGAGACAAAATGTGAGACTAGAAACAAGAAAAACTTGAGGTCTAGCAAGTTTTGATCAGCAATGTAATGGCAACTGCTATCACTCCAACACAGTATCCCAACCCCAAAGGGAGACCATACACTGATAGTTCTAGTTCACTACCCTtgtcttcttcatctttatcTCCATCTCTAACAACTACTGCAgagcattttctttttattacaaACCCACAGAGTTTGGGATTCCCTTCAAATGAGTTGGCCGGAAATGTATCAAACTGCCCACCTCTCGGAATCTCTCCTTCAAGATCATTGTCAGCAACGCTCAACCGAGACAAGAAGTGTAGCCCCCTCAGAGAATCAGGAATCTCTCCGGAGAGATGGTTCCCTGACATATTCAGGCTCTCCAAGTTAGTCAGACCCGAGAGCTGGCTCGGGATGCTGCCAGTGAAGCGGTTATTGCTGAGGTCCAACGCTTGAAGAACCTTCAACCCTCCTATTTCTTGTGGGATTTCCCCGCTGAGATTGTTGCTTCCCACAGCCAACACGCGGCGCAGGTTGTAGAGATGGTTGTATCAGTTCCCGTCTATTAGAAACAGCAGCTGCAGATAGCTCATGTCGGAGGAGGTGTTGCTTTCGGACAGCAGAGCTGGCATGAGGCCGAGCTGCGGTGGGAGGTGTCCGGATAGCTGGTTTTCGGTGAGGTTGAGAGCGTAAAGGCTTGGCATAGCTCCCAACCAGCTTGGGATTGTTCCAGTCATCCTGTTTTTGTATAAAACTAATCTTTTCAGTTTCATGAGCTTCGCAATCCAGGAAGGGATATGGCCTTGCAAAGAGCAGTTTCCTAGAGCAAGAATCTCCAAGCTGTGGAAGCCAACTCCAAGGGTACTGTCATCAGGCATCATCTCATCTTGGAAGGTGCCCATCATGATCAAGACGGCGAGATTGTGGCAGTGGCTGAGGGTCTTTAAAGCAACGAGGACGTTGGAGAGATTGTTCTTTGCAAGAGCTAGGTGTTGGAGAGATTTCAGAGAGGCCATGCAAGGTGGAACCTCACCAACTAGTCGGTTGCGTGACAGACCAATGGCGGTGAGTGAGCTGCAGGTGCACACAGTGTGTGGGATGTTACCAGTGAA is a window from the Salvia hispanica cultivar TCC Black 2014 chromosome 1, UniMelb_Shisp_WGS_1.0, whole genome shotgun sequence genome containing:
- the LOC125201175 gene encoding probable serine/threonine-protein kinase PBL16, producing MGNCWCRCEPLIYRVSSNAKSESPDQGPKEKVRKDERKLPSNPEEVEDLRRCTSSKPLTVFTFNELKSITSNFRQDYLLGGGGFGSVYKGYISEDIQGLQPITVAVKVHDGDNSSQGHREWLAEVIFLGQLSHPNLVKLIGYCCEDEHRVLIYEYMPRGSVENHLFSRVLLPLPWSTRMKIAFGAAKGLAFLHEAEKPVIYRDFKTSNILLDEEYNAKLSDFGLAKDGPEGDKTHVSTRIMGTYGYAAPEYIMTGHLTPRSDVYSFGVVLLELVTGRKSLDRSRPAREQNLTEWAIPLLKEKKKVLDIVDARLGGDYPVKGVQKAAMLAYHCLNRNPKARPLMRDIVDSLEPLQLDANAAPNQSFTIYTTTTTTSSPNSNSGY